TAGGTCCAGAAGTGACAGTAGACTTATCAGTAACGTTAGATCCAGCAGTAGAACTACCGGCACGCTGTATCTGTAGCTGAACAAGGCCAGAACTAGGAGTAGCGTTAGTCCCACTAGAGCTAGGTCTCGATCTacgcaaggttgactgtaggcctacattcacaTCTTCAGATCTGCTTGTACTGGTACTTGCGATCGTCAAGCTCATTCTCCTCTTCTGACTCTCCTCTACCCTAGAGTAGTGTTTGATGCTAGACTCCGATTTATGTCCAGAAATGGACATGATGTGCCGAGCTTCAAACCCAGCAATATCAAGTTTGTTGATAGCTGTTGCACGGAGGCAGTGATTGGTATATAACCTGGAGCACTTGGCTTCACTTGAGATAACTGCCATTTTATTCCCAAGTGTATTCATGCCCACAGCCATATTATCATACCAAGAGTTAACTGCAGGCCTAGCTGCCTTTGGCCGTTGCCAAAATGcttcacatttttcattcagACGAGATTTGTAAACGATGCGACAGGGCAGTCGGACTCACCCGTTTCGTACATGCGGCCGCATTgacttttttcatcatcatccgCACCGCCACGATGGTTCTTTGTCGTCATGTCCCGAACAAGGTGAACATACCGCTGATTTGCTGAATCTTTGTCAACGGCAAAATTATCTGTTTTCATCTGACGAAGATTTTCACGACCTCTGTTGCTGAGATGCAGCATGAGATCGAGAAACACCTTATTCTGCAAACCTTTTGGTGTCGTGGGGTCAACTGCAGAACTTTGCCTTATTCTGTCCATGTCCTCTGTGGTGATCGGATCTTTATGCCCAATGACACCTTTCCCCTCTGTCTTCAACATGTGGAGGACCGCGTTAAACATTTCACAAGATGATTGGAAAGCATCATCCTTCGTAATGTCTACTTGACGATGCTTTAGTAAGTAGCGATGAAGTCCGTATCGAATCGTGATCATCGACCGCTTGGCATAGAGCTCCCCGTCGCCTCGACGTACTTCTGCATAAAATGTCCGAAGGAAAGTGTTCAATTCGGGAGAAGAAGAATGCTCGGTCACACGagataaatatatgtttttctgTTCGCAATATGCCCTCAAAATGTTCAAGGAGTGATTAATAACGTCCTTGGTTCTTCTGGAATCCTTTCCATCCACGATAGACTGTAATTCCACCtcagaaagagatagaaatcGCTGATCTCGCCCACTCTCTCGAAGAGGTAAACTGGCCATTTTGACCGATGGAAGTTAGAGCTTGATTAACCGGTTAACTACAACTGGTACGTTAGAGCCGAAAATTTTCCTCCGATCACGCATTATCGATCATTAATAATTGTCTGATCGAAATTATCTACCGCTACCTATAAAAAATCCCGCAATTTTGCCTTCGCTGTTATCGATAGCCCTGTGAGTAACGTTTTCTTCACGAAATGATATCGATCCCCATACGATAGCAATCGTAAACAATTAACTCATCCCCTATTTATTAACACGGGATTCCCCGTGCAAAAATCAACGTTATAGTGGCACGGTCgttgtatttgtttcaacttggtcaatttatgtttaattacaactgcagccatctacccaaaatattttattcctTATTTCACCGTAACAGCCAAGTACGTAATTATCCCACGAGacaatgccccagtcacatagacatcccggatcaccccggctGTTACCAcgaaaacgagcacatgaacccccactttttaccATTTTTCTGGAATAACTAAGCCTTTTTCTACAATtcggtcaagtttcgtgaaaatgacatgggttttggaTGTACAGCATGAGTTTTATAAATCCTGTCCTTTACctcacccctaacagaaaacATCGATGAAAAGGATTTAagagatttcggtgttttctgccgcgtgagggcTCTTCTTGCTCAAGAATGAAtgtaaaccctaactttaaaaccttttccttGTTTTGGGTACCTTTTTTTCTACAATATTTGCAAATTCGGCGCAAATAACGTGGATTTTGACAGAATTATGGAGATTTAAGTTTgccattgcagattttgttgccaatcatggtcttgatcctgtaacgctatcattttggtacagggcagcagattagtcatattcttcaaagtcccgtagaagaaaaacaagcacatgaattTATGGTTTTGTTTGCATAGTTGGGCTTAAGATAGCTCAAAGTCATACAAtggtatggaaagtttgaagaaaataacatGGACTTCACTTTAACCGAGGAACGTCCTTAAGTGCCGTCTTAAATTCAAGCCGAAGGTTGGCGACTATGGACctccactctgttctgttcatggccgccttactacatgcggccacactctttcctgtccactcctttatgttgttacaccacacactgcgctGGCGTCCTTTGCATCCCCTGCCTTCTATATTCCCTTTAAGTACACTTTTTGGGATGTTCTGCTGTCTTTTAACAtgaccaaaatatttgagttttcttgatttaatgactttcatcaaggttttttttttttttgtgacactCAGATGATCTAGAACcaaactgatttgttttcctgtctgaccatgataATACGGCCCAGGCGTCTGAAGATCCCCGCACATCTCGAATGCAGCCAGCCTTTTCATATCGTCCATATCGTCCATGTTACACAACAGTAAAGGAAAGTTGAACGCACGTAACATTTTACTTGTCTGAGCTTGGTTGCAGTAGATATCTTCATTGATGTTAACACTTTACTCATTTAGGTAACTTACTGCCGTTCCAATTTTTCGCCTAATGCATGTAATGTTTCTCCACCATTCTTCCCATCTTCATTAACACTGTGTGCTAAATAAAATGTGATGAATTCACTTACTTGTTCCAGGAGAGTATTGCTGATAGAGATGTTTACCAtggtatttccacctttcgagatattaccatcgttttggtctctttcacattcatgtccaagccaaatgccttactttggcggtatattACATCAACAATTGTTTTCAGGTCTTGTTCATTATCAGCCAGCAACACAGTATCAACAATATAAACACAATATAAAGGCAATTACACAAacattcatattttatgaaaattacacattccatcaacttggcACAGACATATGTtcagggtagcaattattccccttgctttctgaaagcgatGAGTCTAGTACTCTTTCATTATGgtagaaaattgattttttttttggtggaagtccctttatattttatttataaTTTATTGTTGTcgacacatgacatcataacatctctagctcatccagcggtttcaccAC
The sequence above is a segment of the Diadema setosum chromosome 12, eeDiaSeto1, whole genome shotgun sequence genome. Coding sequences within it:
- the LOC140235937 gene encoding LOW QUALITY PROTEIN: uncharacterized protein (The sequence of the model RefSeq protein was modified relative to this genomic sequence to represent the inferred CDS: inserted 1 base in 1 codon), with protein sequence MASLPLRESGRDQRFLSLSEVELQSIVDGKDSRRTKDVINHSLNILRAYCEQKNIYLSRVTEHSSSPELNTFLRTFYAEVRRGDGELYAKRSMITIRYGLHRYLLKHRQVDITKDDAFQSSCEMFNAVLHMLKTEGKGVIGHKDPITTEDMDRIRQSSAVDPTTPKGLQNKVFLDLMLHLSNRGRENLRQMKTDNFAVDKDSANQRYVHLVRDMTTKNHRGGADDDEKSQCGRMYETGESDCPVASFTXSRLNEKCEAFWQRPKAARPAVNSWYDNMAVGMNTLGNKMAVISSEAKCSRLYTNHCLRATAINKLDIAGFEARHIMSISGHKSESSIKHYSRVEESQKRRMSLTIASTSTSRSEDVNSCPDYSSVYMIVALLYSDPISTECLSKLQNELGLVDLVVKELFCRNEAFDVWANQIVAASILCSSRVIMAFSGAAVSIKVHSDLEKLAPHGLHKVEVALGNALPREVSLPLDFVQEPLIIAESTSSSCLSGVSVSRITQVTSAASLQCPTPLIAAAGHHQYAKGARLYVQLMHQRQDSPVFQKTFTKFTVYGNHAVRFSVHEWSGTRTDITIETTLMREAKSSGGLNRRRFPNESAHKCWVQRLNHFSCIHQELEQGTNKRGLPDHTDVTRAQIKNDEDAVNATVGWLEEVNPVDATRDKKTLVSFPTGFNSTP